The following coding sequences lie in one Heyndrickxia oleronia genomic window:
- the gltX gene encoding glutamate--tRNA ligase yields MSNECMAELLFPDVKQLPADIYSLYPPRNLSSYAMVTRFAPSPTGSLNIGGLYATLVSERLAHQSNGVFFLRIEDTDKKREIKGSIENIINSLLYFGIRFDEGPTFSGDDMGDYGPYKQSSRIQIYKVFIKHLVRNGLAYPCFCDTDDLQKIRISQQDLKITTGYYGQWAKHRDISFQQAQEEILNGQPFVIRLKSSGSSDRRITYHDLVKGEIEFPENDQDIVIMKTDGLPTYHFAHAIDDHLMGTTHVIRGDEWLSSVPIHIQLFETLGFRLPQYGHIAPIMKQVGASKRKFSKRKDLDGTAEYYREQGYPGMAISEYFMNLINSDFEEWKMTNPNKTFRDFFIYPCKMNASGALLDMNKLSDVSRDVISRLTGKQVFDYLYDWSEEFDSEFHTLIDKYQEYTVDILNIGRTIEKPRKDYSKWSDVKPMIDFFYDELFEKDVLSGYKLPTNVSFDIAKEIVLGFSKTYSFTNEKDTWFHNIKVLADELGFAKDMKEYKANPNNYKGHVGDVAMVIRVALTNRTNTPDLFDIMKVMGEKRVLSRLRTSFGHSI; encoded by the coding sequence ATGTCAAATGAATGCATGGCAGAACTATTATTTCCAGATGTTAAACAGTTACCGGCTGATATATATTCACTATATCCGCCAAGAAATTTGTCTTCATATGCTATGGTGACACGTTTTGCACCGAGTCCAACGGGTTCGTTGAATATTGGTGGGCTATACGCAACTTTAGTATCGGAAAGATTAGCCCATCAAAGTAATGGAGTCTTTTTCTTGCGTATTGAAGACACAGATAAAAAACGTGAAATTAAAGGTAGCATCGAAAACATCATTAATTCATTGTTATACTTCGGGATTCGTTTCGATGAAGGACCTACCTTTTCAGGTGACGATATGGGGGATTACGGACCCTATAAACAAAGCTCACGGATACAAATCTATAAGGTATTTATTAAGCATTTAGTCAGAAATGGTTTAGCATATCCTTGCTTCTGTGATACGGATGATTTACAAAAAATAAGAATAAGTCAACAAGACTTAAAAATCACAACAGGTTATTATGGTCAATGGGCGAAACATCGGGATATATCATTTCAACAAGCACAGGAAGAGATTTTAAATGGTCAACCATTTGTTATTAGACTTAAATCTTCGGGTTCATCAGATAGAAGAATAACGTACCATGATTTAGTAAAAGGCGAGATTGAGTTTCCTGAAAATGACCAAGATATCGTAATTATGAAAACGGATGGTTTACCAACATATCACTTTGCGCATGCCATAGATGATCATCTGATGGGCACAACCCATGTTATTAGGGGCGATGAATGGCTTTCTTCAGTGCCGATCCATATTCAGTTGTTTGAAACCTTGGGTTTTAGATTACCCCAATACGGTCATATTGCTCCAATCATGAAGCAAGTTGGAGCTTCTAAGCGGAAATTTAGTAAACGAAAGGATCTTGATGGTACCGCTGAGTATTACAGAGAACAAGGGTATCCAGGAATGGCAATAAGTGAATACTTCATGAATCTCATCAATTCTGACTTTGAAGAATGGAAGATGACAAACCCTAATAAAACATTTAGAGACTTTTTTATCTATCCTTGTAAAATGAATGCCAGTGGTGCTTTATTAGATATGAATAAACTAAGTGATGTCAGCAGGGATGTTATCTCTAGGCTCACTGGTAAACAAGTATTTGATTATTTATATGATTGGTCAGAAGAATTTGATTCTGAGTTCCATACTTTAATAGACAAATATCAGGAATACACAGTAGACATTCTAAATATAGGTCGAACAATTGAGAAACCAAGAAAGGATTATTCAAAGTGGTCAGATGTAAAGCCAATGATTGATTTCTTTTATGATGAATTGTTTGAAAAGGATGTCTTGAGTGGTTATAAGTTACCAACAAATGTAAGTTTTGATATTGCGAAAGAAATAGTACTAGGTTTCAGCAAAACTTATAGTTTTACTAATGAAAAGGATACTTGGTTCCATAATATTAAAGTACTTGCAGATGAGCTCGGATTTGCAAAGGATATGAAAGAATATAAGGCCAATCCTAACAATTACAAAGGACATGTTGGTGATGTAGCGATGGTAATTAGGGTCGCTCTAACTAACAGAACTAATACACCTGATTTGTTTGATATTATGAAAGTAATGGGCGAAAAGAGGGTTCTTTCAAGATTGCGTACATCTTTCGGACATTCTATTTAA
- a CDS encoding GNAT family N-acetyltransferase: MIELRKITGDNIDEIIALKVEENQEDYIETTNLRSFADAHMLNADGIPANPIAVYVDGVAVGFLMYIYDTLDHESFENEVFYGKKSYFIWHIMIDKSYQGKGYGKLAFEKMLMDIETMPYGEAEYVSLFYRTSNVKAKTLYASFGFVDTGIIQDNSMLAIKNLDEKITKSIVERKDISERNVSFQRLDP, from the coding sequence ATGATTGAATTACGAAAAATAACGGGGGATAACATAGATGAAATAATAGCACTTAAAGTTGAAGAAAACCAGGAGGACTACATAGAAACTACTAACCTCAGAAGCTTTGCAGACGCTCATATGTTGAACGCAGACGGGATACCAGCGAATCCTATTGCTGTTTATGTCGATGGAGTTGCGGTTGGATTTTTGATGTACATTTATGATACGTTGGACCATGAATCATTTGAAAATGAAGTTTTTTACGGTAAGAAGAGCTATTTTATATGGCATATTATGATTGATAAGAGTTATCAGGGGAAAGGATATGGCAAACTTGCCTTTGAAAAAATGTTGATGGATATTGAAACTATGCCATATGGGGAAGCAGAATATGTAAGCCTCTTTTATCGAACAAGTAATGTCAAAGCTAAAACATTATACGCTTCATTTGGTTTTGTAGATACAGGCATTATTCAGGATAATTCGATGTTGGCAATTAAAAATCTAGATGAGAAAATAACAAAATCAATAGTAGAAAGAAAGGATATCTCGGAAAGAAATGTAAGCTTTCAACGTCTCGACCCTTAA
- a CDS encoding DUF3923 family protein produces MKLWWVANVFWLVIFSILAIIIGTRHVDGAGVVQTPEIRIITFIILGVAFVFILIIQLIWFYFVRKRI; encoded by the coding sequence ATGAAGCTCTGGTGGGTTGCAAATGTTTTTTGGTTAGTAATTTTCTCGATACTTGCTATCATTATCGGAACAAGACATGTAGATGGAGCCGGGGTTGTTCAAACTCCTGAAATAAGAATTATTACATTTATAATTTTAGGTGTTGCATTTGTGTTTATTCTTATCATACAACTAATCTGGTTTTATTTTGTTCGTAAACGAATATGA